A section of the Rossellomorea marisflavi genome encodes:
- the tgt gene encoding tRNA guanosine(34) transglycosylase Tgt has product MTAIRYEHIKTCKQTGARLGKVHTPHGTFETPVFMPVGTLATVKTMSPEDLKAMDAGIILSNTYHLWLRPGHEIIREAGGLHKFMNWDRAILTDSGGFQVFSLSKLRKIEEEGVHFRHHLNGDKLFLSPEKAMEIQNALGSDIMMAFDECPPYPAEYDYMKSSVERTSRWAERCLEAHQRPQDQGLFGIVQGGEYEELRKQSARDLTSLDFPGYAVGGLSVGEPKDVMNRVLEFTTPHLPFDKPRYLMGVGSPDSLIDGAIRGIDMFDCVLPTRIARNGTLMTSEGRLVVKNAKYARDFRPIDEKCDCYTCKNYSRAYIRHLIKCDETFGIRLTTYHNLHFLLNLMEQVRQAIREDRLGDFREEFFEQYGFNRPDAKNF; this is encoded by the coding sequence TTGACTGCAATCAGATATGAGCACATTAAAACATGTAAGCAAACAGGTGCGCGGCTCGGGAAGGTCCATACCCCACACGGCACATTCGAAACACCGGTATTCATGCCTGTCGGTACCCTTGCCACGGTCAAGACGATGTCACCGGAAGATCTGAAGGCGATGGATGCAGGAATCATCCTGAGCAACACCTATCACCTTTGGCTGCGCCCGGGTCATGAGATCATCCGGGAAGCGGGCGGTCTCCACAAGTTCATGAACTGGGACCGTGCCATCTTGACTGATTCAGGCGGTTTCCAGGTATTCAGCCTGAGCAAGCTCCGTAAAATTGAAGAAGAAGGGGTCCATTTCCGTCACCATCTGAACGGCGATAAGCTTTTCCTTAGCCCCGAGAAGGCAATGGAGATCCAAAATGCCCTCGGATCCGATATCATGATGGCCTTTGATGAATGCCCGCCGTACCCAGCAGAATATGATTATATGAAGAGTTCAGTCGAGCGTACATCGCGATGGGCCGAACGCTGTCTTGAAGCCCATCAGCGTCCGCAGGATCAAGGGTTGTTCGGAATCGTACAAGGAGGGGAGTATGAGGAACTCAGGAAGCAAAGTGCCCGTGACCTCACTTCACTCGACTTCCCTGGATATGCAGTCGGTGGATTGTCTGTAGGAGAACCGAAGGATGTCATGAACAGGGTCCTTGAGTTCACCACTCCTCATCTGCCGTTCGATAAGCCGAGATACCTCATGGGCGTAGGCTCCCCGGATTCATTGATCGACGGAGCCATCAGGGGGATCGATATGTTCGATTGTGTCCTGCCGACGAGGATCGCCCGAAACGGTACCCTTATGACGAGTGAAGGCCGTCTCGTGGTGAAAAATGCCAAGTATGCGAGAGACTTCAGACCAATCGATGAAAAGTGCGACTGCTATACATGTAAGAACTACAGCAGGGCTTATATCCGTCATTTGATCAAATGTGACGAAACGTTCGGAATTAGGCTTACGACTTATCATAACCTGCATTTTCTGTTAAACTTAATGGAACAAGTCAGACAAGCGATTCGAGAAGATCGACTGGGGGACTTTAGGGAAGAATTCTTCGAACAGTACGGTTTCAACCGTCCG
- the queA gene encoding tRNA preQ1(34) S-adenosylmethionine ribosyltransferase-isomerase QueA, whose translation MKVEDFDFHLPEELIAQTPLENRSESRLMVLDKEDGSIDHLRFKNIVDLLDEGDCLVLNDTRVLPARLFGQKEETGANIEVLLLKQEEGDQWETLVKPAKRVKVGTEVVFGDGKLKATCVGTKDHGGRIMEFAYDGIFYEVLEELGEMPLPPYIRERLEEQDRYQTVYAKERGSAAAPTAGLHFTEELLEELKQKGVHIAFITLHVGLGTFRPVSVDSIEDHDMHSEFYQISEGTARLLNDVRDKGGRIITVGTTSTRTLETIASKHDRFVEENGWTNIFIYPGYEFKGIDGLITNFHLPKSTLIMLVSAFASQEHVLKAYETAVQEKYRFFSFGDAMFLK comes from the coding sequence GTGAAAGTTGAAGATTTTGATTTCCATCTGCCGGAGGAACTGATCGCTCAGACCCCGCTTGAGAATCGTTCTGAAAGCAGACTGATGGTACTGGATAAAGAAGATGGATCCATAGATCATCTTCGATTTAAAAATATTGTAGATCTACTGGATGAAGGCGATTGCCTCGTACTGAATGATACACGTGTATTACCGGCCCGGCTTTTTGGGCAAAAAGAAGAGACGGGGGCCAACATCGAAGTCCTTCTCCTCAAACAGGAAGAAGGGGATCAATGGGAGACCCTCGTCAAACCCGCCAAGCGCGTGAAGGTGGGTACGGAGGTCGTCTTCGGGGACGGGAAGCTGAAAGCAACCTGTGTCGGGACGAAGGACCATGGCGGGAGGATCATGGAATTTGCGTACGATGGCATTTTCTATGAGGTACTTGAGGAGCTTGGTGAAATGCCTCTGCCTCCATACATCAGGGAGCGACTCGAAGAGCAGGACCGCTATCAGACCGTCTATGCCAAGGAGCGCGGATCTGCCGCAGCCCCTACTGCCGGACTCCACTTCACCGAGGAGCTACTGGAAGAGCTAAAGCAAAAGGGTGTTCATATTGCCTTCATCACGCTTCATGTCGGCCTCGGAACATTCCGCCCGGTGTCGGTGGATTCCATCGAGGATCATGATATGCATTCGGAATTCTATCAAATCTCTGAAGGCACTGCACGCCTCTTGAATGATGTCAGGGATAAGGGCGGGCGCATCATCACCGTCGGTACCACATCGACTCGGACGTTGGAGACAATTGCCTCCAAGCATGATCGTTTTGTGGAAGAGAACGGATGGACGAATATCTTCATCTACCCGGGGTATGAGTTCAAAGGCATCGATGGCTTGATTACAAACTTCCATCTGCCGAAATCGACCCTCATCATGCTCGTAAGTGCCTTCGCAAGTCAAGAGCATGTCTTGAAAGCCTATGAAACAGCCGTTCAAGAGAAGTATCGCTTCTTCAGCTTCGGCGACGCCATGTTCTTAAAATAA
- a CDS encoding DUF2905 domain-containing protein, giving the protein MSGLPKLLMIAGAVLLVAGLLLQFTKLGKLPGDIVVKKENATFYFPLMTSVLLSVILSLVFYFIGRFK; this is encoded by the coding sequence TTGAGCGGCCTACCGAAACTTTTGATGATCGCGGGAGCCGTCCTTCTCGTGGCCGGCTTGCTCCTTCAATTCACGAAACTCGGGAAACTGCCGGGTGATATCGTCGTGAAGAAGGAGAATGCAACTTTTTATTTCCCGCTTATGACTTCTGTCCTGTTAAGTGTTATACTGTCGTTGGTCTTTTATTTTATCGGCCGATTCAAATAA
- the ruvB gene encoding Holliday junction branch migration DNA helicase RuvB gives MDDRLVSGESEQNEDRFEFSLRPQTIKQYIGQDKVKHNLEVFIEAAKMREETLDHVLLYGPPGLGKTTLAAVIANEMGVNMKTTSGPAIERPGDLAAVLTALEPGDVLFIDEIHRLPRAIEEVLYPAMEDFCLDIVIGTGPSARSVRLDLPPFTLVGATTRAGALSAPLRDRFGVLCRLEYYNEDQLNEIVKRTAAILRTEIDPVAARELARRSRGTPRIANRLLRRVRDFAQVKSDGNISSTLSKEALDLLQVDQLGLDHIDHKLLRGIIERFRGGPVGLDTIAASIGEESHTIEDVYEPYLLQIGFLQRTPRGRIVTHLVYEHFQLEVPAN, from the coding sequence ATGGACGATCGATTGGTATCAGGCGAATCGGAACAGAATGAGGATCGTTTCGAGTTCTCCTTAAGACCACAGACCATCAAACAATATATCGGTCAGGACAAGGTCAAACACAATCTTGAAGTATTCATCGAAGCGGCGAAGATGCGGGAGGAAACCCTTGATCACGTACTCTTGTACGGGCCGCCTGGTCTCGGAAAGACGACCCTTGCAGCAGTCATCGCCAATGAGATGGGAGTCAACATGAAAACGACATCGGGTCCTGCCATTGAAAGACCGGGGGATCTTGCTGCCGTACTGACGGCCCTTGAGCCCGGAGACGTGCTGTTCATTGATGAGATCCACCGTCTGCCACGTGCCATCGAGGAGGTCCTTTATCCAGCCATGGAAGACTTCTGCCTGGATATTGTCATCGGCACCGGTCCGAGTGCACGTTCTGTCAGGCTGGATCTTCCGCCGTTCACCCTCGTGGGGGCCACGACGCGCGCCGGCGCACTCTCCGCTCCCCTCAGGGACCGCTTCGGTGTCCTCTGCAGGCTGGAGTACTATAATGAAGATCAGCTGAATGAGATCGTGAAGCGGACCGCCGCGATCCTCAGGACCGAGATCGACCCCGTGGCCGCAAGGGAGCTCGCAAGGAGATCCAGGGGTACGCCCCGAATCGCCAACCGACTCCTGAGGCGCGTAAGGGATTTTGCCCAGGTCAAATCGGACGGGAACATTTCATCGACGCTATCGAAGGAAGCGCTGGATCTTCTACAAGTAGATCAGCTCGGACTCGACCACATCGATCATAAGCTTCTCAGGGGCATCATCGAACGCTTCAGGGGTGGTCCCGTGGGGCTCGATACCATTGCAGCAAGCATAGGGGAGGAATCCCATACGATCGAAGATGTGTATGAACCTTATCTCCTGCAGATCGGATTTCTGCAACGGACCCCCAGGGGCAGGATCGTGACGCATCTTGTGTATGAGCATTTCCAACTGGAGGTGCCGGCCAATTGA
- the ruvA gene encoding Holliday junction branch migration protein RuvA — protein sequence MYEYIRGTVQMVSPEYVVVENGGIGYQLFAANPFAYSKYQGQEIQIFTYQHVREDIIALYGFLALEEKLLFMKLLNVSGIGPKGALAILASGAPQQVITAIEEENDTFLTKFPGVGKKTARQMILDLKGKLQDVVPDYFPSLFNPEETVFDSGDEAFEEALLALKALGYSDREVKKIKPKLKGQELSSDEYIRKGLQLLLKS from the coding sequence ATGTATGAATATATTCGAGGTACTGTACAGATGGTGAGTCCCGAGTATGTGGTTGTTGAAAATGGAGGGATTGGGTATCAATTGTTTGCAGCCAATCCGTTTGCATATTCGAAATATCAGGGTCAGGAAATTCAGATTTTTACATATCAGCATGTGAGGGAAGACATCATTGCCCTCTATGGGTTCCTTGCTTTGGAAGAGAAACTATTGTTCATGAAGCTCCTTAATGTATCAGGCATCGGGCCGAAAGGGGCTCTTGCCATCCTTGCATCGGGTGCGCCTCAGCAGGTGATTACCGCCATTGAGGAAGAGAATGATACATTCCTGACGAAATTCCCCGGCGTAGGGAAAAAGACGGCGAGGCAAATGATCCTTGACCTGAAAGGGAAACTGCAGGATGTTGTTCCGGACTACTTCCCAAGCCTCTTCAATCCTGAAGAAACGGTCTTTGATTCCGGGGATGAAGCATTTGAGGAAGCCCTCCTTGCCCTGAAGGCGCTTGGGTATTCCGATCGAGAGGTCAAGAAAATCAAACCGAAGCTCAAAGGGCAGGAGCTCTCTTCGGATGAATATATCAGGAAGGGCCTCCAGCTTCTTCTGAAATCATAA
- a CDS encoding intercompartmental signaling factor BofC, whose product MTMNVRIVFMVMLLTGATYFTFFYTDEKQAADGPVQEVPVEETSAHTVTLILERVYLDGEVSEEIVQETIWSMEDFWAAYEEWQLIDMSEEQIVFQKQMDDISPLLKTNGYFGLTEKGVLSIFNGKPGQAEIIQSFFQIDLDKLESNRHDDLVNGIPITSKEAYVDVLEQLKPYSLPQ is encoded by the coding sequence ATGACGATGAACGTTCGAATCGTGTTTATGGTGATGTTGTTGACTGGAGCCACATATTTTACTTTCTTCTATACAGATGAAAAGCAGGCGGCGGACGGGCCGGTTCAAGAAGTACCCGTAGAGGAGACATCCGCGCATACCGTCACGCTGATCCTGGAAAGGGTTTATCTGGATGGTGAAGTAAGTGAAGAAATCGTACAGGAAACCATCTGGAGCATGGAAGATTTCTGGGCTGCCTACGAAGAGTGGCAACTGATTGATATGAGCGAAGAACAAATCGTCTTCCAGAAGCAGATGGATGATATTTCACCTCTGCTCAAAACGAATGGTTACTTCGGCCTGACCGAAAAAGGCGTATTATCCATTTTTAACGGCAAGCCAGGTCAAGCGGAAATCATCCAATCCTTTTTCCAAATCGATCTTGATAAGCTGGAAAGCAATCGGCATGATGATCTGGTAAATGGGATCCCCATTACATCCAAGGAAGCGTATGTAGACGTTCTTGAACAATTGAAACCTTACTCCCTGCCACAGTGA
- a CDS encoding YhcN/YlaJ family sporulation lipoprotein: MTTLKRRYAFLGMTAFMSLNLAACSSGEKESGQQYTNSYEPLGYYSNEGHGGDKNDRHDGPLTEMFDHSVGMEGQDIRSQKQKFLQVRDDDGNPQNPTTPLAPYDAGFFAQDNRGSHGDANYHGHLDDNTRKARNSYYTAYEGDLAEKIGDVTGHVKNVSDVRAVSYGTDVLIAIEVRDHSKEEETKQRVEKAVQPYLEGRTVSVVTDEGTFSRVRNIDNDLRGGGPLDGINLDLHDMFNTIRNP, from the coding sequence ATGACTACGTTGAAGAGGCGCTATGCATTTCTTGGTATGACAGCATTCATGTCGCTTAACCTTGCTGCCTGCAGCAGTGGGGAGAAGGAATCCGGTCAGCAATACACCAATTCTTATGAACCACTGGGCTATTATTCGAATGAAGGTCACGGTGGAGATAAAAATGACCGCCATGATGGTCCTTTGACCGAAATGTTTGATCACTCCGTAGGCATGGAAGGTCAAGACATCCGCAGTCAGAAACAGAAATTTCTGCAGGTGAGGGATGATGACGGCAATCCCCAGAATCCCACCACCCCCCTGGCGCCATATGACGCAGGTTTCTTTGCCCAGGATAACCGTGGAAGTCACGGCGATGCCAATTATCATGGCCATTTGGATGATAATACGCGCAAAGCACGGAATTCGTACTATACTGCCTATGAGGGAGATCTTGCCGAAAAGATCGGCGATGTCACGGGGCATGTGAAGAACGTCAGTGACGTTCGCGCCGTATCGTACGGAACCGACGTGCTGATCGCCATCGAGGTCAGGGACCATTCGAAAGAAGAAGAAACAAAGCAACGCGTAGAAAAAGCAGTACAGCCATACCTCGAAGGCAGGACGGTTTCCGTCGTGACAGATGAAGGCACATTCAGCCGGGTCCGAAATATCGATAATGACCTGAGGGGCGGCGGACCGCTGGATGGAATCAATCTGGACCTTCATGATATGTTCAATACAATCCGCAATCCGTAG
- a CDS encoding phosphotransferase has product MQWKLGEVGASIEPLKDGKWVLRSGGRKWFVKRYSSEKRFLLQEMLIKELLQGDFDHVIPMHPLHQTGVISFEGSVIGISYWLETASDIDYADASDRQEAWRVLKGFHRASRRIQSSWVEDVPEFRWIDKWKKRMTLFDYHLPYLQHFIAPYYLSTYHEWGRWALKELDALGPYKGRRCMVHGDVAHHNFLRGTDGRVYLIDFDLLSRSPAITDDIQMANRVLPYLDWSLADVMAIPSIRKYRHDAAFFLGLMYPSDIFREWNRFIREGQSYREHVWPYLVQITLGQFHQRMRFVQELHSELRRIITHL; this is encoded by the coding sequence TTGCAATGGAAGTTGGGGGAAGTCGGAGCGTCGATTGAACCCCTGAAAGACGGGAAATGGGTATTGCGGTCCGGAGGCAGGAAGTGGTTTGTCAAACGTTACTCCTCGGAGAAACGGTTTCTTCTCCAAGAAATGCTGATCAAGGAGCTTCTGCAAGGAGACTTTGACCATGTCATCCCGATGCATCCACTGCATCAGACCGGAGTCATCTCGTTCGAGGGTAGTGTGATCGGGATTTCATACTGGCTTGAGACAGCTTCTGACATCGATTACGCAGATGCTTCAGACAGACAGGAAGCATGGCGTGTATTAAAAGGATTCCACCGTGCCTCAAGGAGGATTCAGAGCTCATGGGTCGAAGATGTGCCTGAATTCAGGTGGATTGACAAGTGGAAGAAACGGATGACGTTATTTGATTATCACCTGCCTTATCTTCAACACTTTATCGCCCCGTATTATCTGTCCACCTATCATGAATGGGGAAGGTGGGCATTGAAGGAGCTTGATGCACTTGGTCCTTATAAAGGGAGAAGATGCATGGTCCACGGGGATGTGGCCCATCACAATTTTTTGAGAGGAACAGACGGCCGTGTATACCTCATCGACTTTGATTTGTTATCAAGGTCTCCTGCCATCACAGATGATATCCAGATGGCGAACCGGGTCCTTCCGTATTTGGATTGGTCTTTGGCGGATGTAATGGCCATACCTTCTATAAGGAAGTATCGACATGATGCCGCATTCTTTCTTGGACTGATGTATCCTAGTGATATTTTCAGGGAATGGAACCGGTTCATCCGGGAAGGACAGTCATACAGGGAGCATGTGTGGCCATATCTGGTACAGATCACATTGGGACAGTTTCACCAGCGGATGCGTTTCGTTCAAGAGCTGCACAGTGAATTAAGGAGGATCATCACCCATTTGTAG
- the safA gene encoding SafA/ExsA family spore coat assembly protein, with protein sequence MKIHIVQKGDTLWKIAKKYGVNFEELKHMNAQLSNPDMIMPGMKIKVPTSGGTVKKETQIKYGSKEAPKKEMPKAEHPFKEQKPMTMPAEQPKAEKPKEAQKPFTPKMPQPVIPEIDINNYYMMNMQVQPKQQPMQQPMQQPVQQPKQQPMQQVKPQAKPQPQTPPKPTNILPKATEPKKEAPKAKHSVQGVQQEESLEMPQPQQGGFTQPMYYNPNQCVPVSPVMPGFGQGGNIQPWQGGGMGHWNQVQGAQAPWNQVQGAQYPQMNMPMMQHGYDEDSSSFMPFMPNAQSPMQMPMQSPMQMPMQMPMQMPMQMPMGQPGVMGAEDENQMMHQGMPQPCHPVSPMMPGPGFCGPGGFGMPGPWGQNQVQGAMMDGQMPMGQPGVMGTEMHHQMPMGQPGVMGTEMHHQMPMGQPGVMGAEMHHQMPMGQPGVMGAQMNQQMPMGQPGVMGASDQEDCGCGGPQPQGQPQWQQQAPQWNQPMPYGMPQPQGFGPGMMGQGLPQGMQMGAQRAFSMPNFYDEDNEG encoded by the coding sequence GTGAAGATTCATATCGTACAAAAAGGTGATACGCTCTGGAAAATCGCCAAAAAATATGGCGTCAATTTTGAAGAGTTGAAGCACATGAACGCCCAGCTGTCCAACCCGGATATGATCATGCCCGGAATGAAGATCAAAGTCCCTACATCCGGCGGTACCGTAAAAAAAGAGACACAGATCAAGTACGGTTCCAAGGAGGCTCCCAAAAAGGAAATGCCGAAAGCAGAGCATCCTTTTAAAGAGCAGAAACCGATGACGATGCCGGCAGAACAGCCCAAGGCTGAAAAGCCGAAAGAAGCACAAAAACCGTTCACGCCAAAGATGCCACAGCCGGTCATTCCGGAGATCGACATCAATAACTATTACATGATGAATATGCAGGTCCAGCCAAAGCAGCAACCGATGCAACAACCGATGCAACAACCAGTCCAGCAGCCGAAACAACAGCCGATGCAACAAGTAAAACCGCAAGCAAAGCCCCAGCCACAGACTCCGCCTAAACCTACCAATATCCTTCCAAAAGCAACAGAACCAAAAAAAGAAGCACCAAAAGCAAAGCACAGCGTACAAGGGGTACAACAGGAAGAAAGCCTGGAAATGCCTCAACCACAACAAGGGGGATTCACTCAGCCTATGTATTATAATCCAAATCAATGTGTTCCTGTATCACCGGTCATGCCGGGATTCGGTCAAGGTGGAAACATACAGCCGTGGCAAGGGGGCGGAATGGGCCACTGGAACCAAGTCCAGGGAGCTCAAGCACCGTGGAATCAGGTTCAGGGAGCCCAATATCCTCAGATGAATATGCCGATGATGCAGCATGGATATGATGAAGACTCTTCTTCATTCATGCCGTTCATGCCGAATGCCCAGTCGCCGATGCAGATGCCGATGCAGTCACCGATGCAAATGCCAATGCAAATGCCAATGCAAATGCCAATGCAGATGCCAATGGGCCAGCCTGGAGTAATGGGTGCAGAGGATGAGAATCAAATGATGCACCAGGGTATGCCACAACCATGCCATCCGGTATCACCAATGATGCCTGGACCAGGTTTCTGCGGACCTGGTGGATTCGGAATGCCTGGACCATGGGGGCAAAACCAAGTGCAAGGCGCCATGATGGATGGTCAGATGCCGATGGGTCAGCCAGGTGTGATGGGAACAGAGATGCATCATCAGATGCCGATGGGTCAGCCAGGTGTGATGGGAACAGAGATGCATCATCAGATGCCGATGGGTCAGCCAGGTGTGATGGGAGCAGAGATGCATCATCAGATGCCGATGGGTCAGCCGGGCGTGATGGGAGCACAGATGAACCAACAAATGCCGATGGGTCAACCCGGTGTGATGGGAGCGAGTGATCAAGAAGATTGTGGATGCGGGGGTCCTCAACCACAGGGTCAGCCACAATGGCAGCAGCAGGCTCCCCAATGGAATCAGCCGATGCCATATGGAATGCCTCAGCCACAAGGTTTCGGGCCGGGAATGATGGGGCAGGGTTTGCCTCAAGGTATGCAAATGGGTGCCCAAAGAGCATTCTCCATGCCGAACTTTTATGACGAAGACAATGAAGGATAG
- the nadA gene encoding quinolinate synthase NadA: MGILDTLHVSLPPSITSMTTAEMEERVREIKQLMGSRLFIPGHHYQKDEVIQFADAVGDSLQLAQVSAENKEAEYIVFCGVHFMAETADMLTSPEQTVILPDMRAGCSMADMADIFQTEKAWRKLTETFGDGILPLTYVNSTAAIKSFVGKYGGATVTSSNAHKMVEWALREKERILFLPDQHLGRNTAADLGISLDDMAVFDPATNDLVYDGDFENIKVILWKGHCSVHENFTVKNIESVRKNHPDMQVIVHPECRREVVEQSDYNGSTKYIIDMIERAPSGSSWAIGTEMNLVKRLIANHPDKHIISLNPYMCPCLTMNRIDLPHLLWALEHVMADDPVNVIRVAPSVTTEAVRALERMLIRA; the protein is encoded by the coding sequence ATGGGAATTCTTGATACACTGCATGTTTCCCTTCCACCGTCCATCACCTCCATGACGACGGCTGAAATGGAGGAAAGGGTAAGGGAGATCAAACAACTGATGGGAAGCAGGCTCTTTATCCCTGGTCATCATTATCAAAAGGATGAAGTGATCCAGTTTGCCGATGCCGTTGGGGATTCACTCCAGCTCGCACAGGTTTCAGCCGAGAATAAGGAAGCGGAGTACATCGTCTTCTGCGGGGTCCATTTCATGGCAGAGACAGCTGATATGCTGACCTCACCCGAACAGACGGTCATCCTCCCTGACATGCGGGCAGGGTGTTCCATGGCCGACATGGCCGATATCTTCCAGACAGAGAAAGCTTGGAGAAAATTGACGGAGACGTTTGGCGATGGGATCCTGCCGTTGACCTATGTGAATTCCACCGCAGCCATTAAAAGCTTTGTAGGAAAGTACGGGGGGGCAACGGTCACCTCGTCAAATGCCCATAAGATGGTGGAATGGGCACTGAGGGAAAAAGAAAGGATCCTGTTCCTCCCTGATCAGCACCTCGGCAGGAACACGGCTGCAGACCTCGGGATATCCCTGGATGACATGGCCGTATTCGATCCAGCCACAAATGACCTTGTCTATGATGGGGATTTTGAAAACATCAAAGTCATCCTTTGGAAGGGCCATTGTTCCGTGCATGAGAATTTCACCGTGAAGAATATAGAGAGCGTGCGCAAGAATCACCCGGACATGCAGGTCATCGTCCACCCTGAGTGCAGGAGGGAAGTGGTTGAGCAATCCGATTATAACGGCAGCACCAAATATATCATCGACATGATCGAGCGTGCACCATCCGGATCATCGTGGGCCATCGGGACGGAAATGAACCTGGTGAAACGTCTCATTGCGAATCATCCAGATAAACACATCATATCGTTGAACCCGTATATGTGCCCTTGCCTCACCATGAACCGGATCGACCTGCCGCATCTCCTATGGGCCCTTGAGCATGTGATGGCAGACGATCCTGTCAATGTGATCAGAGTGGCACCTTCCGTAACAACAGAAGCCGTTCGGGCACTGGAGCGCATGTTGATTCGGGCCTGA
- the nadC gene encoding carboxylating nicotinate-nucleotide diphosphorylase: MNLLKLRSMLEEFYREDLGEGDLSSGTLFHSQEGMITLMAKQPGVFCGEDIVRTAYAMFDASIEVDLFVKDGEIVVEGQHLGTVKGRMKDLLQGERVILNLIQRMSGIAKETAEAVKAVEGSGARICDTRKTTPGLRMLEKYAVRVGGGYNHRFGLYDAVMLKDNHIAFAGSITKAVETIRSATGHMVKIEVEIETEEQLIEAVASHVDVIMFDNCTPEEIKEWMRHVPAGIITEASGGISREMLKDYAWTGIDYISLGYLTHSVAALDISARVDIRKDEQTHGNS, from the coding sequence ATGAATCTGTTGAAACTAAGATCCATGCTTGAGGAATTTTACAGGGAGGACTTGGGGGAGGGGGACCTTTCATCAGGGACGCTCTTTCATTCACAGGAAGGGATGATCACGCTGATGGCCAAACAGCCTGGTGTCTTTTGCGGAGAAGACATCGTCCGGACCGCTTACGCCATGTTTGATGCATCCATTGAAGTGGATCTTTTCGTAAAGGATGGGGAGATCGTGGTTGAGGGGCAGCACCTTGGAACCGTGAAGGGCAGGATGAAGGATCTTCTGCAGGGAGAAAGGGTTATTCTCAATCTCATTCAACGCATGAGCGGGATTGCGAAAGAAACGGCAGAAGCGGTCAAGGCTGTCGAGGGAAGCGGTGCGAGAATCTGTGACACCAGGAAGACGACACCAGGCCTGCGCATGCTCGAGAAATATGCTGTCAGGGTCGGGGGAGGGTATAATCACCGATTTGGGCTTTACGATGCCGTGATGCTGAAGGATAATCATATCGCTTTTGCCGGTTCCATCACCAAGGCTGTGGAAACGATTCGGTCGGCTACGGGGCATATGGTGAAGATCGAAGTGGAGATCGAGACGGAAGAACAACTCATCGAAGCTGTCGCAAGCCATGTGGATGTAATTATGTTCGATAATTGCACCCCGGAAGAGATCAAGGAATGGATGCGCCACGTTCCCGCCGGGATCATCACGGAAGCGTCGGGGGGCATTTCCCGTGAAATGCTTAAAGACTATGCGTGGACAGGGATCGACTACATTTCACTCGGATACTTGACCCACTCGGTCGCGGCACTCGACATCAGCGCACGAGTGGACATCAGAAAGGATGAACAAACACATGGGAATTCTTGA